TCGATCGATTATGATACCGATtcttgaaacttttttttttttttttttggggtggtaaatTAAAACCTCGGTTCTAGAACCATGATTAACTGTCACTCTAAAATTCCTGTTACCAATGGTGGGTGTTGAATGTGAATTTGTGATGATGGATTGTAAGtagaattaagaaataaaaCAGAATGTAGGGGCAATCTAGGAATTCAATAAAAACTACTTTTTTGTGTTGCTTTGTTTGGCTGGGATCAAGACGCTTTGGGAGCTGCACTCTATAAAATGCAAATCCAGAATTGGAGGAATCTGTAGAATcgtggaggaagaaggagaactgGGAAATTTTGTATGATTTTAGGATCTGGGTTGGTTTCCAAATTCAAGAAGCAAAATCCTATCAAACGTTTAGAACACTCTGGTTTACTTGGATAGTGTTGGTGGGAAAAACAGAGCAGCAACTGTCATCAATGGCTACCAGGAGACCTCTACAGTTTGTATTGAAGAGGATTTGCAGGGGTAGGAGTTTCAGTGCTCTTCCTGAACGGAGGCCTTCCTCTTCTCAGGAACTCATCAATTTGGAATATGAATACTGCGCTCACAAGTTggtctcctctctttctctctctctcatatttaaATGATGCAGATCGATTTCCAATAATAACattattatttcagtttctaatCGTTTAGCTTTCTGGGACCTTTATAGTTCTGTTTTAattctgatttgattttctgtttaaaatTAATCTGTGTACATATCCGTGCTTCAATTCAATACATGCATACAAGCAACACTTAATGTCTGTTCctgttttcagttatttgtTCCAGGTACGAAATCTTATGTGTGTGTTCTTAATTTATTCTAATGTAAGATTCTGTAGATTTTTATGATACTGCGTGAcaagaatcaaaagaaaatcagatggaaaagaaaaagatcctTCCCTcagtttcaattttttcttttttgaaatgcCTTACCAAGGTCATCTCTTCTGGCTCAttataattgcagaatttcagttGCAAAAGTTTTTAATATAACTATCTGAAACCTTTTTGCTCTTTCTTATCTTATTGGTAAGATTGCTTAGATGGACAAGTGCTTAGACCAGATATTGCAAAGAATTTTATGTATTCAACTGTGCATAGGAAGAGGTCGGATGAGGTTCGTATCCCAGAATTTTGGCGGAGGTTAACGAAAGGGGAAATGAAATCAAGCCCCTGTTAGTCAGCAGTTTTGAATATACAAATAGAACCATCAGATGCTACTAGTAATGTCTTTTGCCCAGATCAATTTCCATTACAAGTCTGCGTAGAAGAATTAGCCCTAACATTAATGAGTTTTTAATAACCAAAGGAAAGTAATTTCCAACTGAGTTGCAGATAGACTCGGCTGGGCTCTCTAGGTGGAACTTAGGTGGCTAGTGTTATCTAGACAGCTGCTTAAGTGCTAACCTCTGTCCTCGCTTCATATTGTCTGTGTGCCTGGACTCTAACATCATGCCAACTAACAATCACCTGAGTGACATTTGAGCAATACTATTCCTAATGAATTGGATAAGATATTGTCATGCTTTTTCATCACTGGTCAGGTTCTTGAAGAGTTTGATATGAGAGAATTTTTGTCAGTTTATAATGTTTTGGTAGCTAATTAGTGCTATAAATCCTTTTCGATAACTTCTAGATTAAAAACTCAGGAGAATAATCTTCTTTGGGTAGAATTTAGATCACATCATTTTGCCAATTGAATGATTAAAACCATAGGATTTTGGCGTGGGATGTTCACCTCATAATCTAATCCTTATTAAGTTGGTATATTTTATGCCAATTTAGAACCACAAATGCATCCTTGTCCTGTGAGAAGTCTAATGATTGCTTGTACTGTGTCAAATTGTATAAATCCAAATTTAACATCCAAACAGAATACAGATATCGCATGAGACCTTTGCTAAGCCCATGTTGTTAGGCTTACAGAAGTTTCCCTATTGAGAGAGACTTAGGGTCTCAGTATTGAAAGATCAAGGAAACAGAACTGAAATTCAAAGAAAGTAGTTCAATTCAATTCCATATCTTCATATTTTCAGTCAATTGTGTATTGTTTAATAGAGGCCATGGCTGAGAAAAcagagatttctttctttttgttattgGCGTAACAAGTATGGGTTGTACATCTCTCCTGATATTGGACTCCTATTGCATGGAAGCCAATCAATTGCAATATAGATGCATAATTCAGATACAGACAAACAAATTGAGgatgaagaaaatggaaaaccaAGGGCAATTTCTTTCTTATTGTGATTGGCATAACAAGAATGGGTTATACCTCTCCTCTGATATTGGACTCCTATTGGATGGAATCCAATCAATTGCAATATAGATGCATAATTCTGATATACACGAACAAATTAAGgatgaagaaaatggaaaaccaAGGGCAATTGGTGCAATCAATCATCATATATGAGCGGAGATATAATAAGATCTAGCAATCAATAATCAGCATAGTTTGAAACAAAGTTTTAAAACTTTGTAATTACAGGAGACTTGGTGAGGGTTTCATTGTGCCTTGATCCTCATCACTGTAACAATATATGAATTGTTTTGGGCTCAATTTTACTTCTTGGTGATCCCttgttattatttatttttgtttcgtCTCCCTTCAGCTTGGTATCTGTGTCCTATTCTAAGTCAAATCTGTTGGATTAAAATGCAGTTACCACCCAATTCCTGTGGTATTTTCTCAAGCAAAGGGATCATGTGTATGGGATGCTGAAGGCCACAAATATCTGGATTTCCTCTCAGCTTACTCTGCCGTCAATCAGGTCATTTTCTCTTGATATAAAATGTGATTTTGATTTATGTGATAATTACATCGGTATTAGATTTCTAATAATCAACTTATTTTGGCCAGTTTTGGGTGAAGTTTGGGCAGGACCTCCAAAACATGTCTTATAATACATAGAATACGATGTTCCTTCCAAACTTGGTTTCCATGAACCTTGTTTTGCAATTTGCGATTTTTTCCAAaatctaatctctctctctctctctcactatgAAGTTTGCATTGCTTATGGTTGCAAAAAGCTCCAAGTTGTCAGAGAATTCCTTATACTTGCTTCCACCcaattcccttttctttttgttgatatacattgttgtggcccTAGCTTTTGGGATAAACTGTTGTAACATGGTAACAAAGCCAGGATGCCGGGTGTTCGATCCCTAGTATATGCGAGGGGTTTTGTTGTGTGTTGTTGTGCCCCTATGCCTTGTACCCTCGGTGCCACTTGCAGAGccgtgtgtgggggggggggggtttgcacATGCTGggggtgttgatatacattgttgtggcccTTAACAGCTTGAGCTTTTGTAAGCGGTTGTAAATTGTAATAATTTTGAATGTGAAATATTCAACTTCAGAATACAACATCCGAATTAACATGACCCAATTACTGCATGTGCCTAATTATTTCCCAGTTTGGCATGACATACTCAAAGGGAACTGGTCATCAGGCTGGGCTTAGCTTAGGCAGCTTCCCTGAGTCTGTGGCCATCGAGACCAAACCCAGATCAAAGCCACCTCCAACAAAATATGCAAAGGCAATCACCAGAATCTTTTGTTTTCAAGGATGTCTACTTATGACTCAATTAACAAATACATGCTGCTGACTCTTGTCTGTATTATAACTGGATTTAAAGTTCAACTCTTGCTTCTGCAATGCAGGGACATTGTCATCCCAAGGTCATAAAGGCCTTGCTTGAACAGGCAGGAAGGGTTACTCTCAGCTCTAGGGCCTTCTATAATGATAAATTCCCACTATTTGCAGAGCGGATAAAAAGCATCTTTGGTTATGACATGGTGCTACCAATGAATACTGGAGCTGAAGGTGTAGAAACAGCTCTTAAGTTGGCAAGGAAATGGggttatgaaaagaaaaagatcccCAAGGATGAGGTATGATGCAGTTAGTCAACCATTGAACGTCAATCTTACTAGTGGTGATATTTCTTTGGTTTACCTTGGTGGTACGGATAAAATATTTGACATGAACTGATGAATTGCAGCTGATGATATCTCTCTGATGATATGTATGCAAATGAGAATAAATTTGCATATTTTTGTCTTTGGGTTGTTTCATATAAATAACTGTTAGAATTTTTTGACATAAGTGACAAGTCCTGCAAGTTCCTTTCAAATGCATCTGTTTGATAGTATTGCTAGAAAATAATCCTTGGCGAACAATAATATCACTGGGTTCTTTTGCATTGACCCTCTTGTTGGATCACCAATTTGtggaaattttttattcttcttcccaattCCAATTTTTGGGTTCCAGCCGATTCAGGGCCAATTCCAACCGATTCCGGTCCAATTCAAATCGGAAGCAATAGAAGCCGATCCCGTGTccgattttgggttttttttttaaagtatgaGTTAATATCTGGAAAATCATGTCTCATCCTCTCATCAGTCTTGTGGTGCATTTGACTTGAAAGAACAAAAGGGCCTTTGAGAAAAATTCCTTCAGGCATATAAAGTGGCTGAAAGCAGAGGGTATAGCTGTTTCTTGGGTTTAGCCTTGTAGAGTGTTTGTAAGCTTATAATGGCTGAGATACATGCTAAATGATATAGCTTTTCTTTGTTACTTTTTCCCACAAAGCCTTATAAAATGTGGAGTGGCTGGTATCTTTTTGGCTGGGTTTACACCTTCTTCTTAATTActatatgtttttcttattcttttatttaGGTTACAATCTTTTGTAGAACTTTCTATTGATGAGTAAGCTGTGATTTCttatcaaaaatcaaaagagtGATCTCTTAATTATTGAAGACTGAAATTTTACTATGCACTAAGCAGTATAATGCTTAAATTAGATTTACTCCTTAACTTAGTTTGCATTCTTGAACCGCATTATCTATTTAGATGTTTTTTTGTGGGACACAAGTGATGGTTAATTGATCAAGTCTCTAGTATCCAGTTCCGTTTTGTTGGAAAGAAGCCAACTAACATCCTCTATGTAAACTGAGTTATGTTCAGGCTATTATTATTTCATGTTGTCGCTGCTTCCATGGCCGTACCATTGGTGTGATTTCTATGAGCTGTGACAATGAAGCTACTCGTGGTTTTGGACCATTGTTACCTGGCCATCTTAAGGTTGATTTTGGTGATGCTGATATGCTTGAGAACATCTTCAAAGgtatataaataagaaataataaacCTGTTCTAGAACTGGTCGATCACAtgcacaaaataaaaataatcagTTCATCttgatctttttattttttatttttatttgttagcTGAAAAGTGTATGATAGTTTGAATAGTCATAGCCGCAAAATTTATTAAATTGTTTATGAGATATCTTTGGAGTAAACCATTGGATGGTGGGTCCAGTCCTTTGCACATGATCCACCTATACAGCTTTCCCATTGGTAAATAAACACATATCTGGGAGAACTCCTGCATTCCTCTTAATTATTTGTTGAGAGCTTTTGTCATTCTAATAGCATTCTAAATGTCACCAGTctaatcattttcttcttttctggaATGCAGAAAAAGGAGATCGGATTGCTGGATTTTTATTTGAACCCATTCAAGGAGAGGCTGGGGTATGTCTTCTTGGATAGGAACTTATCACAGGCTATTTGGATGATGCTCACGAATTTattggatattttttttctcttttgttactCAATCCAGTGCAATTGATTTAGAACTGTATAATCTAAATTTTAAATCCTTATTGTATAGCAGTGTACTTTTCTGATAGTTTgagcaaattctgttttgttaattGGATCTAagttttttctccccttttctcTAGGTTATAATTCCACCAGATGGTTATCTAAAATCTGTGAGAGATCTATGCTTGAAATACAATGTTTTAATGATTGCTGATGAAATACAAACTGGCATAGCGCGCACTGGAAAAATGCTGGCTTGTGACTGGGAAGATGTTCGACCTGATGTTGTGGTAAGGcattttaatttgtttgtgTCAAAACCTTACAAGTTGTCAAGGAGCACACACTTATGGTGTTTTTATGTTGCTTCTATTACATTGGCACGCATATACATGTAACATCAATCTGTTGTTCCATTTAGAAGTTCGTtaatgttttaatttaattatctgTCTCTTTTGGTATTTCTTTTTGTacattctattttattttggagGTAAAGCTTTACACTATGTGATTGTTAAATTCTTATTCTTTTAGAGGCTAAGCTTTAAAGTGTGTGACAGCCATATGGAAGACATGCAACTATGCAAGGGTTTCTAGATTATTCAAACCTTCAAGGAGATGTCTTAGCCTCTGAATATTTGATTAGCATTTACatgatttgatttttctcttttcccagGTACTCTCCATTCAATAGTTCAGAATAATATCCCACCAACTTAAGCTGACTTTCGATTTTGACCAAGGAGATGATTGACCAATTGAATGGTGAAAATCCATTTCATGTGCACCATATGAATGGAATCTGGGTGATGGAAAGGTTAACTATGTAATTACCGTACACCAAACAAGTCCATGCATCTGTTCCAAGAGCTGCCTTCCAAATTCCtgttttattagatgtgtgaagaaaaaatatatggttTTGGCAGTTTGAATGAGAATCCAAAATCAATCCTGCATAGTAATATCTTAACAGTGATGGAATTACTGTCAGCTCCACTACGACCCTGAAACTCTTTCCTTTCAAGAAAGTAGTGTGCTATATAAGACACTGTATTTGCTGTGGAAGGCCAAACAATCATGACCCTCAGCTGTGCTGTGTTCAATTTTTATTCCCAAATATGTTATGTCATGTCTGAGCTCCAGATATCTTTTAATAATTATGCCATCTTATTGAGAGCTTATTCTTTCTTCCAACTTTGATTTCTAATTATTCTATCTACATTATCTTATTAAGATTCTAGGAAAAGCAATCGGTGCTGGAGTCATACCTGTAAGTGCTGTGCTTGCAGACAAGGATATAATGCTATGCATCAAGCCTGGAGAACATGGAAGGTTTGTTGGTTCTAATGATTTATTTTCACTGAAATTTCTTAATCTGTTGTTGCAGTAAGTGCAAATTATGTTTCTTTGTTACATTGGACTAGGAGTTTTAACCACGTCAAACCATCACTTCATTCAAGTATCTTAAGATACATACCTGAGTTGTATCTAAGCCATAGTTATGTGTAGCATTGAATGCCATTGAGATCTTCAGGTTTCAGGTTGAAAACCAAGTGCGAAGAAACATGTTCTCCAAATCTTCATTAGTGGCTGCTGTTTAATCCTTattctttgcttctttttttttttgtgtaatggCGCAACTCAGAAAAAGTTGTGTTGGGCACCTGATGAATTTTGAATAGGATTGAGACTGAGGATCCAGCCTGATGCAGTTCAAATTTAAGCCTGAATTTCTCAAGAGCCAGCACAAGTGGCACCCCTACATTTAGAGCTCAATCAAGCCAAATTGATAAGTGAAACATTGCCATGATAATCCACTCCAATTATATGTCTATTAGGTCTGCTAAGTGAAGTACTAAGCATTGGAGGAATGGGAATTTAGAATAAGAGTTTTGAAAATGAATTGAAGATCTAGCTTCCCAGAAAACGATAAATATGATGTAGGCCTTaagatttattttttccctttgctCTGGATTTCACTTCATTTGGAAGCCCGGTTTGGTAAATCAGATTCTAGCATCATAGATTCCTCAATCGATGGTGTTACACAATCAATATACATTTCATTTTCCTGTGTCACAGGGTTTAgagtgtctctctctctctctctctctctctctctctctctctctctcacacacacacacacacacacattgaaGCATGCATATAATCCTGCACGCCTGTATGCATATATTATATGTATATGTTTGTTTTCTTGGTTTCATTATTAGATTTTACAAATATCTTGCCTATGGTTTGATTGTTTTCAGCACCTTTGGTGGAAATCCTTTGGCAAGTGCGGTGGCCATTGCTTCACTAGATGTCATCATTGAGGAGGGACTTATTGAGAGGTATGAAATATTCATTTCCAGTGATATCTTCATGATAATGAAACCTAACGATCTGGACTCCAAATTGCACCAGTATATCATAGTGGAAAAAGGACCCAGTTTCATTTAGGCACCAATTTAAGAAAatagctatttttttttttttttaaagtgattGATTCCTCAGTAGATTATTTGATATGGAGTTTCAGGTTCTggtattttccttttttgggtagTTTGTTAACGTAGGTTACATAGCAGAAAGGCATTTGGAAAAATTAAATCTCTCTCATTTGAATCTACTTGATAAGGCTTGGAGTGCTTCTGTTTATTTTCTgaattgaaatgaagaagtgATTGTTGTTACTCTATTACTTTATAGGGCTGCAAAGTCGGGGCAGGAATTTAGGCATCAGCTAGTGAAGGTTCAGCAACAATTTCCTCAGATAGTAAAAGAAGTTCGTGGAAAAGGTTTGCTCAATGCTGTGGAGCTCAGTGGCAAAGCTCTGTTCCCTGTTTCTGCTTATGATATCTGTCTCAAGCTGAGGGATAGAGGAATTCTTGCCAAGCCAACACATAACACTATAATTCGATTAACCCCACCACTTTCCATGAGGTAAATAATTCATTCTTGATGAATATCCATCCTCAAATCTATCCTAATTTAATTTTTGTGACAGTAGATATACGGTGACAGAATCATGGAGTTTTACCACTGTACTGGCTTTTGACTCCAAATCATTTGGACATCTTTTGGATGCGATGAAAGGCAAAAAGTTGATACCGCTTTTGGCTTTACTGACCTGATATATGGACTGTTAGTGGTTAAGTGTTCAGCCATTTCTCTTTCCTCACCAGAGTTCATGGTCTAGATTGGATACTGTGAACTTGCAGGTGTTACAAATTCCTGGCCATTGCCAGAATGCAAGTCCAAGGGGTTACCCACCGCTATGAAATGTCAGGATTAATGCATGGGTAGGCCACATTTCAATAGTTGGTGAAAACACCTTCTATCTCTACGGTACTTAGCACCTCCTAGTTGACTTTTTGCAACCACGGTAAACTTTAATGTACTCAATTTTTGTAAATTGCGTGTTGTTTCCCAAATAAATTCTAGTACTTAGGTTAATGGAGAAAATTTTAGTTGTCACACTTCCATATTACCTAGGAGTTAAACTTTAGTTGCTGAATACTGTTAAAAACAAGAGATGGGGAGAAAGTGATGGTTAGGGGTGGCAAAATTTCAACAAATGTAGGTCCAATTGGACATTTTCCCCCTGCTTGTGCATATTTGTCTGACCTGGGCCTAGATTTTGGACAGGGACATATGTCCATGTCCAATCCAGTTTAATTCCGGATTTGCTTATCCATGGCCAATATGGTTTATCCAAAtatttcatgttaatttttggtatAATTAGGTGTATAATCAGTTAAGTTATGCTAATTAAGATTTGAATTAAATTCAGATGTAATAGCAATTCCTTACCAGTTGAACTGATATTATTACTTGAACCTAGGGAAACATTATTTTTCATATCTTAATGTTTCAAATCCAGATAAGTCTGAAACTAGGTTGACTTATTCGAATTGCCAAACCCAGACTCAACCCCGTTTTGACTGGTTGGATGGAACCAGCCAGATTGGTCAAAATTTTGCCAACCCTAGTGATGATTGGCTACCCATGCATTATTCTGTAAGAAATTTTCATCCTTTTTCAGTTTGAGTAGTTATATAGGTGGAATATTTTATATCTGATAATTTATACAGTAGGCCTTCTTAGAATCCAGCAAAGGAAACACTTGTATCAAAtaatattttgagaaaataagCAATTCATGCTTCATGACTAAAATTCTTATTTGTATGACAATTTTGTTATGAAGATTCTCATGTTCATTGCTCTAATGTCTTTGGCTCATCATACTCCACCCATGGGTTGGA
This DNA window, taken from Telopea speciosissima isolate NSW1024214 ecotype Mountain lineage unplaced genomic scaffold, Tspe_v1 Tspe_v1.0671, whole genome shotgun sequence, encodes the following:
- the LOC122648267 gene encoding ornithine aminotransferase, mitochondrial-like → MATRRPLQFVLKRICRGRSFSALPERRPSSSQELINLEYEYCAHNYHPIPVVFSQAKGSCVWDAEGHKYLDFLSAYSAVNQGHCHPKVIKALLEQAGRVTLSSRAFYNDKFPLFAERIKSIFGYDMVLPMNTGAEGVETALKLARKWGYEKKKIPKDEAIIISCCRCFHGRTIGVISMSCDNEATRGFGPLLPGHLKVDFGDADMLENIFKEKGDRIAGFLFEPIQGEAGVIIPPDGYLKSVRDLCLKYNVLMIADEIQTGIARTGKMLACDWEDVRPDVVILGKAIGAGVIPVSAVLADKDIMLCIKPGEHGSTFGGNPLASAVAIASLDVIIEEGLIERAAKSGQEFRHQLVKVQQQFPQIVKEVRGKGLLNAVELSGKALFPVSAYDICLKLRDRGILAKPTHNTIIRLTPPLSMSMDELKEGSTALHKVLEIDLPKMKQQKPETVAPADSEVCDRCGRNMYGSSDKDI